The nucleotide sequence GCCATAATTTCGGGGCCGATACCGTCACCGGATAAGAGGGTTGCGGTATAGGTGGGCTGAGGGGGCGAGGCGGTCATAACGGGGTTCGAGGGTACGGGCCATGTTGAAGGGTAGCGCAAGGGGACCCGCTACCACCAGCGCAACTGCCAGTGGGTGCGCTGGGGCTGGCCCAGTTCTTCGTCCGTCAGCCAATCCACAGATTTGTACGTGCCGAAGGCGCGATCCCACCAATCGACAGCCAAGCCAAAGTTGTGGTGCCACATACCGTATTTGTGGTGGACGTAATGGACGGGCATGGCCATCCAAAAACACTTTGTAGGGTTGTCGTGCTGAAGCTGGTGGGCGTAAGCCGAAAAGGCGGCAAAGAAGAGTGCCCCACTGCACCAACCCGCTCCCACGGGCAGCGAAATCAGGAAGGGCAAGAGCATGGCGATCGCGCTGCCGCGCACGTAGTCGCGAAATTCCCACAGCACTCCCTGCCCTTCATTGCGACGGTGGTGATCGCGATGGCGTTCTCCCAAACGCTCAGAGACGTGCATCAGTCGGTGCAGCCAATATTCCACCAAGCTGGCGAACAAGAAGGCGGCGATAAAGCTGGTGGCGAAAGCAATCACAGGATTTTCCAGAAAAAAACCTCAATACTAGGTCATTATAGGTATTTTTGTTTGCTCGTCATTCATCCCGATGTTATGGGTATTCGTGAAGATGTTATGGGTCGTACCTATGCGCCTGCCGCTATCGTGAACGTATGTTTTTTGAGCACCACCCATGGTTGCGATCGCCCGCCGAAATCTCTTTGCCGATATCCCCCGTCTATTAGTGGCGCAGGCGGGTATTGCCTTTGCGGTCGGTCTAGTGACGATTCAGGCTGGAATTTTGCAAGGGTTTACCCGCTCGACTGCACTTCTGGTCGAACAGTCCGACGCAGATTTATGGGTGGGCTCGGAGCAGATGGTGCATTTAGAACTCACCCAACAATCTCTGTCTTCCGACCAGTTAGACAGCCTGCGCCAAATTGAGGGGGTGGAGCGAGCCGAAGCTCTGCTGATTGGATCCAACCGCTGGATCTCGCCTGCACAGGAGCTCGCTCCCGTGCGTATCTTTGGCTTCGATCCCGCAGGGGAGCTCTTTCGGCCCGGTACTTTAGTGGAGGGTCATTGGGCGGACTTGAACCAGCCGTTTAGTGCCATTGTGGACGAGTCCAATCTAGACAGACTGGGGATCGCAGGCGTTGGAGAGATGGCTGAGATTAATTTGCTCTTCGTTCAGACGGTCGGTCTGACGCGAGGCACCCAGTCGATCGCCTCTAGCTCCTTTATCTATACTTCTCTCACTAATGCCTACGACTATGTCGGAGCCCCTTTTTCAGTTTCGTTGGAAGATAGTTCTGTGCTGGGACCGGCCACCTACTTCCTGGTTCGCGTCGCTCCCGATCGCGATATGGGCGAGTTGAAACAACAAATTGAAGCTGCCCTACCGGGAAACTTGGCTTACACGAAGGCAGAGATGATGGAACGCACTCAAGCCTTTTGGCGCGAAAGCACTGGGATTGGCTTTATTTTGGGGCTGGGGGCAACGGTGGGGACGATTGTGGGAGTCGCGATCGTCAGCCAAATCTTGTATGCTTCAGTCTCCGATCGCCTCAAGGACTTCGGTACGCTCAAGGCAATGGGGGCCTCGGATTGGACCATCTACAGCATTATCCTCAAGCAGGCGCTGTGGATGGCGGTGCTGGGCTACATTCCCGGTATGGCGCTGTGTTGGGGCTTGAGTACTTGGGCTTTGGCTACGCAGGGGATCTTGATTTTGATTTCCCCAGAATTGGTGCTTGGGGTGTTTGGCCTGACGGTGGCGATGTGTTCGAGTTCGGCAGTTTTTGCCATCCAGAAGGTCACCCGCGTCGATCCCAGCATTGTGTTTAAGTCTTAGAGCATTTTCCAGGTTGGTGGTATACCTTCTGTTGAGCCTTGTATCGTCCACTGGCAGATCGCCCCTATTACCCAGCATTACGACTAAGGTGGAATTCGGAACGACCCTCACGTCTCATGCCTAGCTCAGACAGCGAATCCCCAACTTCCACCTGGTGGGTGGGCTCCGCCCGCAGCGGCAAAACCGATCGCCTCATTCGCACTTACACCGATTGGATTCAGCAGGGGGCAGACGGTCGCGAGCTCTTTGCCTTTGCTCCCAATAGCGAGCTGAGATCGCAGCTCTCCCGCCGCCTGCAAGCCGCCACCCACAACGCCGCCGTCGTTCAGGTGTATACCCCGATCGGCTTTTTCCAACGGGAGGTGATGCTGTATTGGCCCCTGCTGCAAAGCCAATTGGGGTTGCTGGCCCGCTTTCCCCTGGCGATCGCCCCCGAAAACGAACAGGAACTGGCAGACGGGTTGTTTGCCAGCCATTTCGAGCAGGGCGAACTGACGATTGAAGGATTTAGCCGCGCCCAAATCGTGCGTCACATTGTCGATAACTTACAACTTGCCGCCAGTGCCAATATTCCGGCAGAGGAGATTGGCCCGCGCCTGCAGCGGGGACGCTCGGAGGGCAGTCCGCTCCCCCCAGAATTACTCCAGATCGTGGGGGAATTAGCAGTCCAGTTTCGCACCGATCTGCTCAAACAGGGGTTGCTCACCTATAGCTCGGCCACCGAACTGTACGGCCAGCAGCTTTTACCCCACCGTCTCTATCGCCAGCAACTGTTGCAGCGCTGCCGATATGCGATCGCCGACGATATAGACGAATATCCCGCCTTAATGGCCGATCTATTCGAGTATTGGTTGCAGGAACAGATCCCCTGCGCCTTTGGCTTCAATCCCACGGGGGCAGTCAGATTGGGCTACGGGGCCGATCCGGGTGCGTTAGAACGCTTGGCCGAGTACTGCACGATCGAATCCCTGCCTGCCTCGACCGGGCTGACCGCAGAATTAGAGGCCATGCAGGCCGTCTTGGCCGATCCTTCAGCCGCTTGGGAGGCCGTTTCCGATCCGCTAGAGCAGGTGGAACTGGTGCAGCGCTCGACCCGGCGGGAGCTATTGCGAGCCGTGGCAGAGGCGGCGATCGCGGTTGTCGAATCGGGCCGAGTTCTCCCCGAAGACATGGCGATCGTCGGTCCCGGTTTGGACCCAGTGGCGGTCTATGCCCTCACCACTCTGCTGGCACAGGCTGAGATTCCCGTGCGTTTGTTAGATAACTCGCGACCCCTGTGGAGTTCTCCCACTGTGCGCGCCCTCCTCACCTTCGCCGCACTGGTCTATCCCAACTGCGGTCACCTGCTCTCCCCCGAGGCGATCGCCGAATTATTCACTGTCGCGACTGCTGGTCGAATTGACCCCGTCCGCGCGGGACTGTTGAGCGACAGTTGTTTTGTGCCCCAACGCGATCGCCCCAGCCTACTTCCCTCCAGCAACGACCCCCGCCGCGATCGCCTCGGAGCTAGGGCCAGCAACGCCTACGACTCACTGGCCCAATGGGTGACGCGGGAGCAGCGATCGGAGTTGCGATCGCTGCCAGAATTTTTGGAAGGGGCCATGCGGCAGTTCTGGCTGGAGCAAAATCTGACTCTTACCCAGGTCACCGCCTATCGAGCGCTGTTGGATGCCGCCCAGCGCTACGAGGCGGTGGCCCAACGGTTGGGACAAGCTCAACCCTCTTTAGCCCAAAGTTTTTACGAGCTTTTGGCGGCGGGGACCGTGACGGCAAAACCCAATCTTGCCGATCTCGATCGGCGGGGGTTGGTACTGGGAACGATCTATCAATATCGCATGACGCGGCAGTCCCACCGCTGGCAGTTTTGGCTAGATGCGGGTTCCAGTTTGTGGAATAGTGCCTACAGCAGTTTTGGTTCGTTTCAGATCAAAAACCCCTATTTGTTTCTGCAGGACTGGTCGGGAGAGGTTTGGAGCCCCGATCGGACTCAGGTAGTCTTAGACGAACAATTGCGGCGGACACTCTCCGATCTGCTGCACCGCTGTGGCGATCGCGTCATTTTGTGTCATAGCGATCTGTCCATTGCCGGAGGAGAACTGACGGGGCCGCTGCTCCCCATTGTCGATCGGGCCACGCTGTGGGATCTGCCTTCGGCGATCGCCTCTCGATCGCCAGAAACAGAACCCTCTGCCACAGTGGGTTAGTCTAGTAACGATCGGGCTGTCAAGCCGATCGCGATTCTCTTCTGTTCGACCCCCATCCAGCACCCCTAGCATGCCAGAAGATCCCAATTCGCCGGATGCCCCTCGCTCCGATCGCAACGAATCCGCCGCTCGCCGTCCCCAACCCGACAGCGAGGGCGATCGACAAGCCTCAAACAGACCTAACTCAGACAGACCCAACCGAGATCGAGCGGAGGCGGGCGATCGCCGCCCTCGCAACCCCAATCCCGACGAGCGCGAGACCCAACCCTCTAGCGATCGCCCCAGTCGCCCCACCTCCGCCCGCAGTATTGCCGCCAGTCAAGCCCTCGTCAGTAATCCTCGCCCTCCTGCAGAAACCGGTCGCAGCCGCTCCCGCAGCCGAGCCTACGACGGCGATCGCCGTCGCTACGCCCCTCCTAGCAGAACTGAGCGGGAAAGATATGGCGGAGCCAGTCGGGAATACAGCCGCGAGCGGGGGTACGATAGCGGTCGCGAGTACGGCAGGGGCGATGGCGGTTTTAGCGGTGGTGGTGGCGGTCCCGCTGGTGCCGCGCAGCCCCAACAGCGCAAACCTGTCGGAGGGCTTCCTCTACTCATCGCAGTCGGCATTGTGGCCTTCTTTATCGGCTTTGCCATGCGAGACTTTTACACCGCAGAAGGGGGCTTTGACGACGAACGCCCCATCCAAGCCGAACTCGTTCCCCCCAACCTGCGAGAGTTTTGTTTTGCCTACAATGGGTTGCCGTCTTTTACGTTAATTACGGTCGCATCCACCTCCGCGCTCTCCACCTCCTCCGTGCCCGTTCTCAAGCTCGATACTTGCACCATCCCCACCAATCAAACGGCAAATGCCCTGCAAGCGTTGGGGGTCGATCGCCGTGCCACCAGCCTCGGCTTGCAGTTGGGAGGGTCAAATGTAACCCTCATCGACCTTCCTCTCACGGGTTCTCTCGCCGCCCAAATCTACGGTCGCTTCCCCAGTTTGGCCGATAGTTTAGAAGGCAGAGACCGAGAACAAAAAGTAAAAGCCTTAGAAACCGTGCTCGACGAAATGTTGCGCAGTGGTGCCAATGGATTGGCGCTGCAGAATACGATCAAAACCAATATGACGGATGTGTATGCCATTACCCCCGGCCATACCTTCCAACTGCAGCCGCGCATCCAATCCTCCGAACAGTAAGCTAAAGGGCAGACAGAAAAAAGATACAAAGCTGGCGTTTGTTGCTGACGATCTGTTGCTTTTGGCGATCGCAGCAACCAAGTTTTGCAAACTTATTGGTCCGATCGAAACTGTTTAAATACGATGGAACAGAGGAGAGTATCTTCTCGTTATTTGGCGTAGCAATTTATTCTCTTCTGGCCTTTGCTGTCGCTATTTTGCCTTAAGGACGATTGCAATGAAATTCAAACTTCTACCCTTTCTCCTGCTCGCGGGAGCAGTGACTCTATCGCCAGCAGCGCGGGCCTTCGAACGCGAAGACCTCAATCGGGCTCGACAGGAGGGAGTCTGCCTCGGATGCGATTTAGAAAATGCCGACCTGAAGCAATTTCTATTGGGCGATCGCCCGTTGCGATCTGAAATCCGTCCCGTCAGAACTGGAGTTGGAGGAGTTCGCGTACCTGCTTCCGTCTCGCCGCTGCGGTTGAGTCAAGCGGGATTAGAGCTGGAGTTGCTACCCGAGTCTGCTCTCAGTAGAGCCGGAGTGCGGCGAGCTAGAGGGACAGACGAAGTCTCGCCTCGCAGGGCCAGACAAATTGCAGGGCGCAGGGCCCGAGACATCGTTCAACGGGAATTTATCCTCGATCCGATTGCCCGCAGCAATATTCCAGAATCGAGGTATTTCTTTGCCGATCTCGATGACAATCTGAATGTGCCGAATCAGTCCAGAGCCAGACAGATTGCACAGCGAGGAGATTTCATTATCGAGCCGCTCTCAAACATTAACCTGCGCAATTCCAATCTGCGGCGGGCCGATCTAGAGGGAATTGTGCTGCACCATCCCGACCTGATGGGGGCCAATCTAGAGCAGGCCAATTTGCAGGGAACGTCTTTAGCCGCTGCCGATCTGCGTCAAGCGAATCTCGTGCGAGCAGACTTTACCGAAGCCAATCTGCCCAATGCTAACTTAGCCGGAGCGAATGGCAATCGAGCCGACTTCCGACAGGCGGTATTGAGGGGTGCCAATCTCAGGGGAGCGAGATTCGAGCGGGCGAAATTGAGAAATGCCGATTTGGGCAGGGCCGATCTGAGGGGGGCCAATTTGAGGGGAGCCGATCTGCAGTTTGCTCGTCTGGAGGGGGCTGTCTACGACAACAATACGGTTTTTTCTGCCGGTTTTAACCCCCAGCGTCATAATATGAGCCTAGTTAATGAATAGTAGGGCTCTGTCGGAGTCGGCGATCGCCCCACCGCAAACATCCGTTCTACAGCCTTCTATCGACCCGATCGACTAGCCCCTTAGGCTCGATAGACTATTAAAGATATACTGAATGAAAGCCCAGTTTGTTTCATTCTGCAAACTCGATTGGCAGTTTGAGTAGCTAATAAACAATTGGGTGTCGGATACCTCAAGGAAAGAGGGCAATTCATGGAAGAATTACTCACGAGATTTTATCAGCCTCTTAGGAAAAAGGCTCAGAGGTTTCGACATAGGAAGCACAATAACTTTATCTTTATTCACATCAACAAGACTGGCGGTAGCAGTATTGAAAAAGCTTTAGATTTATCTTTCAAGCACGAGACGGCCTTAGAAAAAATCCAGAAAATAGGCCGATCGCAATGGAACAAAAAATTCACGTTTACTGTCGTCAGAAATCCATGGGATAAAGTGGTTTCCCACTACCACTACCGCGTTCAAACAAATCAGACAAACTTAGGTGTAGAACCGATTGAATTCAGAGAATGGGTCAAATTATCTTATAGAGATAAGGACCCATTTTATTACGACATGCCCAAGATGTTTATGCCCCAATCTGATTGGATTTCAGACAATGACGGTACGATTTTAGTAAACTTCGTTTGCAGATTTGAAAACCTTCAAAATGATTTCGAGAAGGTTTGCAAGTCTCTGAAGAGGAAAGCTGAGCTGCCGCACCTAAAGAGCAGTAAAAGAAAAAAGCATTACAAAGATTACTACGACGAAGAGACGATTGAGATAGTAAGAAGTTCTTTTAGCAAAGACATAAAAAATTTTGGATATCGATTTTAAACCCCATCCATATTGAGATCTGGAGTTTTCAGGCATTGCACTCAGCCCCCTAAATCCCCCATTCTGGGGGACTTGAGTACAGTTCCAGTTGAGGGTTGGGAGGCAGGGAAGGCGATGGAGATTGGGATGATTAAAGTTGTAGAACGAAGCCACTAGCCTATCGGAAGTCCCCCACTGGTGGGGGATTTAGGGGGCTAATGCAGCGAACCACAGCGTTAGTGAGAGGATCTAATAGATACATTATCAAAACTACGGGTCTCTGCTTAGACGGGGTTTAGCAGGAGGTGGATTATCGATCGCTAGAACGGCAGTTCTTCCTCCTCCTCTACTGCAGCTGTTGCGCCAGCCCCATTCACAGAATTTACCGTCGCTGGACTGTCCGGCAACTCCTCCTCCCCCAAATCCACTACACTACCGCTGAAAAAATCTGCCAAGCGTTCCACAGCGCGATCGAGATCGCTAGGTTCGCTCGCGGGAGTCAGCGATCGCCCTCCAGTCGAGCCAGTTTGTCTGGGAGCGGGCTCTGAAGGCGCAATTTCAGCCGCCGTCGGCGGCGGTCCGGGCGACTCCAAACGAGGCATTGTGGGGGTTTGGCCGTTCGAGGGGGAAGAGACTGTCGGAGCGGGGACAGGGGTTGCTGCTGCTGTCATTTCTCCCAACACCAGTTCCAATTTAATTGGATGGCCTAAATACTCAGCCGCAACGGACTCCAGACGCTCTAACTGGGTTTGAATGCTAGGGGCAAACGCTCGCATTTTTGGACTCAGGGCCAACGTAGCGCGATCGCTCTCCTCCGCTTGAATGCAAACGTGCTGCACGAACAATGCCCGCTTGGAGTTCGGTAAA is from Synechococcus sp. PCC 7336 and encodes:
- a CDS encoding sterol desaturase family protein; the protein is MIAFATSFIAAFLFASLVEYWLHRLMHVSERLGERHRDHHRRNEGQGVLWEFRDYVRGSAIAMLLPFLISLPVGAGWCSGALFFAAFSAYAHQLQHDNPTKCFWMAMPVHYVHHKYGMWHHNFGLAVDWWDRAFGTYKSVDWLTDEELGQPQRTHWQLRWW
- a CDS encoding ABC transporter permease, which codes for MVAIARRNLFADIPRLLVAQAGIAFAVGLVTIQAGILQGFTRSTALLVEQSDADLWVGSEQMVHLELTQQSLSSDQLDSLRQIEGVERAEALLIGSNRWISPAQELAPVRIFGFDPAGELFRPGTLVEGHWADLNQPFSAIVDESNLDRLGIAGVGEMAEINLLFVQTVGLTRGTQSIASSSFIYTSLTNAYDYVGAPFSVSLEDSSVLGPATYFLVRVAPDRDMGELKQQIEAALPGNLAYTKAEMMERTQAFWRESTGIGFILGLGATVGTIVGVAIVSQILYASVSDRLKDFGTLKAMGASDWTIYSIILKQALWMAVLGYIPGMALCWGLSTWALATQGILILISPELVLGVFGLTVAMCSSSAVFAIQKVTRVDPSIVFKS
- a CDS encoding pentapeptide repeat-containing protein — encoded protein: MKFKLLPFLLLAGAVTLSPAARAFEREDLNRARQEGVCLGCDLENADLKQFLLGDRPLRSEIRPVRTGVGGVRVPASVSPLRLSQAGLELELLPESALSRAGVRRARGTDEVSPRRARQIAGRRARDIVQREFILDPIARSNIPESRYFFADLDDNLNVPNQSRARQIAQRGDFIIEPLSNINLRNSNLRRADLEGIVLHHPDLMGANLEQANLQGTSLAAADLRQANLVRADFTEANLPNANLAGANGNRADFRQAVLRGANLRGARFERAKLRNADLGRADLRGANLRGADLQFARLEGAVYDNNTVFSAGFNPQRHNMSLVNE
- a CDS encoding sulfotransferase family 2 domain-containing protein, translated to MEELLTRFYQPLRKKAQRFRHRKHNNFIFIHINKTGGSSIEKALDLSFKHETALEKIQKIGRSQWNKKFTFTVVRNPWDKVVSHYHYRVQTNQTNLGVEPIEFREWVKLSYRDKDPFYYDMPKMFMPQSDWISDNDGTILVNFVCRFENLQNDFEKVCKSLKRKAELPHLKSSKRKKHYKDYYDEETIEIVRSSFSKDIKNFGYRF